One segment of Synchiropus splendidus isolate RoL2022-P1 chromosome 4, RoL_Sspl_1.0, whole genome shotgun sequence DNA contains the following:
- the LOC128756812 gene encoding focal adhesion kinase 1-like isoform X7, which yields MWRREAGTGDGTVREIEELLCVQLPLLTNSSNGLLDEYPLVSASLKPTQTTEKSPETRQDISRIAFYTEYDRHIAGAVTAGKTMASPYLEPNLNHSLLGGSKSRLSAGGSDRTIGSSVDRVLKVFHHFETNTEQSCWSSNIRYGDATDVRGIIQKILDIHKVRWTSCFGLRLTNSQSRDKVHWLHPDLGVSHIREMYEQTRPNEEWRYELRIRYLPKGFVQQFTEDKPTLSYFYHQVKNDYMIEIGDQVEQDVALKLGCLEIRRFFKEMRGNALDKKSNYELLEKDVGLRRFFPKELLDSVKAKTLRKLIQQTFKQVANLNDEQCILKFLEILAPISRYDKECFKCALGSSWVIQVELAIGPEEGISYLTDKGATPTHLANFNKIQSIQYSAVEEKDRKGMLQLNVAGAPEPLTVTTASLTMAENLADLIDGYCRLVSMETHSFIVRVQKEGERALPSIPKLSNNERKLEAVRSGVRTISVSETDDYAEIVDEDDAYTMPSTRDYEIQRERIELGRCIGEGQFGDVHQGVYNIPDKPSSPVAIKTCKNCTSDSVREKFLQEALTMRQFDHPHIVKLIGVITENPVWIIMELCTLGELRSFLQVRKYSLDLATLILYSYQLSTALAYLEGKRFVHRDIAARNVLVSSVDCVMLGDFGLSRYMEDSSYYKASKGKLPIKWMAPESINFRRFTSASDVWMFGVCMWEILMYGIKPFQGVKNNDVIGRIENGERLAMPPQCPPTLYSLMTKCWSYDPSKRPRFTELKTQLNTILEEEKQQQEERLRMEMRRQVTVSWDTGGSDEAPPKPSRPGYPSPRSSEGFFSSPQHNHFQSSAHAGVGSVFPPADAWNQLRPEHTALWSTDMEEGVNVSHHLIEERLMMQQQQMEDDQRWLEQEESLMKPETRNSRGSMDREDGMLQAPGGSQHIYQPIGKPEIVAPPKKPPRPGAPGHLGNLTSISSVESYNEGVKLQPQEISPPPTANLDRSNDKVYENVTGLVKSVIEMSNRIQPAAPEEYVPMVKEVGLALRTLLATVDETIPVLPASTHREIEMAQKLLNSDLAELIAKMKLAQQYVMTSLQKDYKKQMLMAAHALAVDAKNLLDVIDQARLKMITNQH from the exons ATGTGGAGACGGGAAGCAGGAACAGGAGACGGGACTGTGAGGGAAATAGAGGAGCTCTTGTGTGTACAACTCCCGCTGCTCACAAACTCCTCTAACGGACTACTTGACGAATATCCACTCGTTTCCGCCTCGCTAAAACCAACACAAACCACCGAAAAGTCCCCCGAAACACGTCAAG ATATTTCCAGAATTGCCTTCTACACAG AATATGACAGACACATAGCAGGGGCTGTAACAGCAGGCAAAACCATGGCATCGCCATATCTGGAACCCAACCTCAACCATTCCCTACTTGGAGGCTCCAAGTCACGCCTTAGTGCGGGAGGGTCAGACCGAACCATCGGTAGCTCTGTGGACAGGGTTCTAAAAGTCTTTCATCACTTTGagacaaacacagagcaaaGCTGCTGGTCATCCAACATCAGATATGGGGATGCAACCGACGTCAGA gGAATCATCCAGAAGATACTGGACATCCATAAAGTGCGTTGGACGTCTTGTTTTGGTCTGCGTCTCACAAACAGCCAATCCAGAGACAAAGTCCACTGGCTTCACCCAGACTTGGGGGTGTCTCACATCAGAGAGATGTATGAACAGACGAGACCAAATGAGGAGTGGAG GTATGAGTTGAGGATACGCTACCTTCCAAAAGGCTTTGTGCAGCAGTTCACGGAAGACAAACCAACACTCAGTTACTTCTATCACCAG GTAAAAAATGACTATATGATAGAAATTGGAGATCAAGTAGAGCAAGATGTGGCTCTTAAACTTGGCTGTCTAGAAATCAG GAGGTTTTTCAAAGAGATGAGGGGAAATGCCCTGGATAAAAAGTCCAACTACGAACTACTGGA GAAAGATGTTGGTTTGAGACGATTTTTCCCCAAAGAGCTGCTGGATTCAGTCAAG GCAAAAACTCTCCGAAAGCTGATTCAGCAGACCTTTAAGCAGGTAGCTAATCTGAACGACGAGCAGTGCATCCTCAAGTTTCTGGAAATACTTGCTCCAATCTCCCGCTATGACAAGGAGTGCTTCAAGTGTGCTCTTGGG TCCAGCTGGGTTATCCAGGTGGAGCTGGCAATCGGACCAGAAGAAGGAATCAGCTACCTGACCGACAAGGGTGCTACT CCAACCCATCTGGCCAACTTCAACAAAATTCAGTCCATCCAGTATTCTGCCGTGGAGGAGAAGGACCGGAAAGGCATGCTGCAGCTGAATGTAGCAGGAGCCCCTGAG ccTCTAACTGTTACGacagcctcactgaccatggcagagAACTTGGCTGACTTGATTGATGGCTACTGTCGACTGGTCTCCATGGAAACCCACTCGTTCATTGTGAGAGTTCAAAAAG agggagagagagcactGCCTTCCATTCCAAA attgTCTAACAATGAGAGAAAGTTGGAGGCTGTACGGAGTGGAGTGAGAACTATTTCAGTTTCAG AGACTGATGACTACGCTGAAATAGTTGATGAAGACGACGCATACACCATGCCCTCCA cgcGGGACTATGAGATCCAGAGAGAGAGGATAGAGTTAGGTCGCTGCATCGGGGAGGGTCAGTTCGGAGATGTTCACCAAGGAGTCTACAACATCCCT GACAAACCTTCGTCACCTGTCGCCATTAAAACCTGCAAGAactgcacttcagacagcgtcagAGAAAAGTTCCTCCAGGAAGCAC TAACCATGCGTCAATTCGACCATCCTCACATCGTGAAACTGATCGGAGTGATCACAGAAAACCCTGTGTGGATCATCATGGAGCTGTGCACACTCGGGGAG TTGCGGTCCTTCCTTCAAGTGAGGAAGTACAGTCTGGACTTGGCCACTCTAATTTTGTATTCATACCAGCTGAGCACAGCGCTGGCTTACCTGGAGGGAAAACGCTTTGTGCACCG GGACATCGCAGCACGAAATGTGTTGGTGTCTTCAGTGGACTGTGTGATGCTGGGAGACTTTGGTTTGTCCAGATACATGGAGGACAGCTCCTACTATAAAG CCTCTAAAGGAAAACTGCCCATCAAGTGGATGGCTCCGGAGTCGATCAACTTCAGGAGGTTCACCTCTGCCAGCGACGTGTGGATGTTTG GCGTCTGCATGTGGGAGATCCTGATGTATGGCATCAAGCCCTTCCAGGGGGTGAAAAACAACGACGTGATCGGCAGAATAGAGAACGGCGAGCGACTGGCCATGCCTCCCCAGTGCCCGCCCACCCTCTACAGCCTGATGACCAAGTGCTGGTCGTATGACCCCAGCAAACGACCCCGGTTTACCGAACTGAAGACGCAACTCAA cacgatactggaggaggagaagcagcagcaggaggagaggctgcgGATGGAGATGAGGAGACAAGTCACCGTGTCCTGGGACACCGGTGGTTCTGATGAAGCTCCACCTAAA CCCAGCAGACCAGGGTACCCCAGTCCTCGCTCAAGTGAAGGCTTCTTCTCCAGTCCCCAACACAACCACTTCCAG TCGTCTGCTCACGCTGGTGTTGGAAGCGTCTTCCCTCCTGCTGACGCCTGGAACCAGCTGAGGCCGGAGCACACGGCTCTGTGGAGCACTGACATGGAG GAGGGTGTCAACGTCAGCCACCATCTCATCGAGGAGAGGCtgatgatgcagcagcagcagatggaggacGACCAGCGGtggctggagcaggaggagagtctCATG AAGCCGGAGACCAGAAACAGCAGAGGAAGCATGGACAGGGAAGACGGCATGTTGCAAGCCCCG GGTGGTTCTCAACACATCTATCAGCCCATTGGAAAGCCAG aaattgTTGCTCCTCCAAAGAAGCCTCCACGCCCCGGAGCTCCAGGTCACCTGGGCAACCTGACGTCCATCAGCTCCGTGGAGAGCTACAATGAAGGAGTGAAG TTGCAGCCTCAGGAGATCAGTCCGCCGCCCACAGCCAACCTGGATCGCTCCAACGACAAAGTCTACGAGAACGTGACGGGCTTGGTGAAGTCGGTGATCGAGATGTCCAACCGAATTCAGCCGGCAGCCCCGGAGGAGTACGTCCCCATGGTGAAG GAGGTGGGCCTGGCTCTGAGGACGCTGCTGGCTACTGTGGACGAGACCATACCTGTACTGCCGGCCAGCACTCACCGAGAG ATCGAAATGGCCCAGAAGCTGTTGAACTCCGACCTGGCTGAGCTGATCGCCAAAATGAAGCTGGCCCAGCAATACGTGATGACAAG TTTACAGAAAGACTACAAGAAGCAGATGCTCATGGCGGCTCACGCGCTCGCCGTCGACGCCAAGAACCTCCTGGATGTGATCGACCAAGCGCGACTCAAGATGATCACAAACCAGCATTAG
- the LOC128756812 gene encoding focal adhesion kinase 1-like isoform X4, with product MWRREAGTGDGTVREIEELLCVQLPLLTNSSNGLLDEYPLVSASLKPTQTTEKSPETRQDISRIAFYTEYDRHIAGAVTAGKTMASPYLEPNLNHSLLGGSKSRLSAGGSDRTIGSSVDRVLKVFHHFETNTEQSCWSSNIRYGDATDVRGIIQKILDIHKVRWTSCFGLRLTNSQSRDKVHWLHPDLGVSHIREMYEQTRPNEEWRYELRIRYLPKGFVQQFTEDKPTLSYFYHQVKNDYMIEIGDQVEQDVALKLGCLEIRRFFKEMRGNALDKKSNYELLEKDVGLRRFFPKELLDSVKAKTLRKLIQQTFKQVANLNDEQCILKFLEILAPISRYDKECFKCALGSSWVIQVELAIGPEEGISYLTDKGATPTHLANFNKIQSIQYSAVEEKDRKGMLQLNVAGAPEPLTVTTASLTMAENLADLIDGYCRLVSMETHSFIVRVQKEGERALPSIPKLSNNERKLEAVRSGVRTISVSEDLSGDETDDYAEIVDEDDAYTMPSMSYGIVEARDYEIQRERIELGRCIGEGQFGDVHQGVYNIPDKPSSPVAIKTCKNCTSDSVREKFLQEALTMRQFDHPHIVKLIGVITENPVWIIMELCTLGELRSFLQVRKYSLDLATLILYSYQLSTALAYLEGKRFVHRDIAARNVLVSSVDCVMLGDFGLSRYMEDSSYYKASKGKLPIKWMAPESINFRRFTSASDVWMFGVCMWEILMYGIKPFQGVKNNDVIGRIENGERLAMPPQCPPTLYSLMTKCWSYDPSKRPRFTELKTQLNTILEEEKQQQEERLRMEMRRQVTVSWDTGGSDEAPPKPSRPGYPSPRSSEGFFSSPQHNHFQSSAHAGVGSVFPPADAWNQLRPEHTALWSTDMEEGVNVSHHLIEERLMMQQQQMEDDQRWLEQEESLMKPETRNSRGSMDREDGMLQAPGGSQHIYQPIGKPEIVAPPKKPPRPGAPGHLGNLTSISSVESYNEGVKLQPQEISPPPTANLDRSNDKVYENVTGLVKSVIEMSNRIQPAAPEEYVPMVKEVGLALRTLLATVDETIPVLPASTHREIEMAQKLLNSDLAELIAKMKLAQQYVMTSLQKDYKKQMLMAAHALAVDAKNLLDVIDQARLKMITNQH from the exons ATGTGGAGACGGGAAGCAGGAACAGGAGACGGGACTGTGAGGGAAATAGAGGAGCTCTTGTGTGTACAACTCCCGCTGCTCACAAACTCCTCTAACGGACTACTTGACGAATATCCACTCGTTTCCGCCTCGCTAAAACCAACACAAACCACCGAAAAGTCCCCCGAAACACGTCAAG ATATTTCCAGAATTGCCTTCTACACAG AATATGACAGACACATAGCAGGGGCTGTAACAGCAGGCAAAACCATGGCATCGCCATATCTGGAACCCAACCTCAACCATTCCCTACTTGGAGGCTCCAAGTCACGCCTTAGTGCGGGAGGGTCAGACCGAACCATCGGTAGCTCTGTGGACAGGGTTCTAAAAGTCTTTCATCACTTTGagacaaacacagagcaaaGCTGCTGGTCATCCAACATCAGATATGGGGATGCAACCGACGTCAGA gGAATCATCCAGAAGATACTGGACATCCATAAAGTGCGTTGGACGTCTTGTTTTGGTCTGCGTCTCACAAACAGCCAATCCAGAGACAAAGTCCACTGGCTTCACCCAGACTTGGGGGTGTCTCACATCAGAGAGATGTATGAACAGACGAGACCAAATGAGGAGTGGAG GTATGAGTTGAGGATACGCTACCTTCCAAAAGGCTTTGTGCAGCAGTTCACGGAAGACAAACCAACACTCAGTTACTTCTATCACCAG GTAAAAAATGACTATATGATAGAAATTGGAGATCAAGTAGAGCAAGATGTGGCTCTTAAACTTGGCTGTCTAGAAATCAG GAGGTTTTTCAAAGAGATGAGGGGAAATGCCCTGGATAAAAAGTCCAACTACGAACTACTGGA GAAAGATGTTGGTTTGAGACGATTTTTCCCCAAAGAGCTGCTGGATTCAGTCAAG GCAAAAACTCTCCGAAAGCTGATTCAGCAGACCTTTAAGCAGGTAGCTAATCTGAACGACGAGCAGTGCATCCTCAAGTTTCTGGAAATACTTGCTCCAATCTCCCGCTATGACAAGGAGTGCTTCAAGTGTGCTCTTGGG TCCAGCTGGGTTATCCAGGTGGAGCTGGCAATCGGACCAGAAGAAGGAATCAGCTACCTGACCGACAAGGGTGCTACT CCAACCCATCTGGCCAACTTCAACAAAATTCAGTCCATCCAGTATTCTGCCGTGGAGGAGAAGGACCGGAAAGGCATGCTGCAGCTGAATGTAGCAGGAGCCCCTGAG ccTCTAACTGTTACGacagcctcactgaccatggcagagAACTTGGCTGACTTGATTGATGGCTACTGTCGACTGGTCTCCATGGAAACCCACTCGTTCATTGTGAGAGTTCAAAAAG agggagagagagcactGCCTTCCATTCCAAA attgTCTAACAATGAGAGAAAGTTGGAGGCTGTACGGAGTGGAGTGAGAACTATTTCAGTTTCAG AAGATCTTAGTGGGGATG AGACTGATGACTACGCTGAAATAGTTGATGAAGACGACGCATACACCATGCCCTCCA TGAGCTATGGAATAGTTGAAG cgcGGGACTATGAGATCCAGAGAGAGAGGATAGAGTTAGGTCGCTGCATCGGGGAGGGTCAGTTCGGAGATGTTCACCAAGGAGTCTACAACATCCCT GACAAACCTTCGTCACCTGTCGCCATTAAAACCTGCAAGAactgcacttcagacagcgtcagAGAAAAGTTCCTCCAGGAAGCAC TAACCATGCGTCAATTCGACCATCCTCACATCGTGAAACTGATCGGAGTGATCACAGAAAACCCTGTGTGGATCATCATGGAGCTGTGCACACTCGGGGAG TTGCGGTCCTTCCTTCAAGTGAGGAAGTACAGTCTGGACTTGGCCACTCTAATTTTGTATTCATACCAGCTGAGCACAGCGCTGGCTTACCTGGAGGGAAAACGCTTTGTGCACCG GGACATCGCAGCACGAAATGTGTTGGTGTCTTCAGTGGACTGTGTGATGCTGGGAGACTTTGGTTTGTCCAGATACATGGAGGACAGCTCCTACTATAAAG CCTCTAAAGGAAAACTGCCCATCAAGTGGATGGCTCCGGAGTCGATCAACTTCAGGAGGTTCACCTCTGCCAGCGACGTGTGGATGTTTG GCGTCTGCATGTGGGAGATCCTGATGTATGGCATCAAGCCCTTCCAGGGGGTGAAAAACAACGACGTGATCGGCAGAATAGAGAACGGCGAGCGACTGGCCATGCCTCCCCAGTGCCCGCCCACCCTCTACAGCCTGATGACCAAGTGCTGGTCGTATGACCCCAGCAAACGACCCCGGTTTACCGAACTGAAGACGCAACTCAA cacgatactggaggaggagaagcagcagcaggaggagaggctgcgGATGGAGATGAGGAGACAAGTCACCGTGTCCTGGGACACCGGTGGTTCTGATGAAGCTCCACCTAAA CCCAGCAGACCAGGGTACCCCAGTCCTCGCTCAAGTGAAGGCTTCTTCTCCAGTCCCCAACACAACCACTTCCAG TCGTCTGCTCACGCTGGTGTTGGAAGCGTCTTCCCTCCTGCTGACGCCTGGAACCAGCTGAGGCCGGAGCACACGGCTCTGTGGAGCACTGACATGGAG GAGGGTGTCAACGTCAGCCACCATCTCATCGAGGAGAGGCtgatgatgcagcagcagcagatggaggacGACCAGCGGtggctggagcaggaggagagtctCATG AAGCCGGAGACCAGAAACAGCAGAGGAAGCATGGACAGGGAAGACGGCATGTTGCAAGCCCCG GGTGGTTCTCAACACATCTATCAGCCCATTGGAAAGCCAG aaattgTTGCTCCTCCAAAGAAGCCTCCACGCCCCGGAGCTCCAGGTCACCTGGGCAACCTGACGTCCATCAGCTCCGTGGAGAGCTACAATGAAGGAGTGAAG TTGCAGCCTCAGGAGATCAGTCCGCCGCCCACAGCCAACCTGGATCGCTCCAACGACAAAGTCTACGAGAACGTGACGGGCTTGGTGAAGTCGGTGATCGAGATGTCCAACCGAATTCAGCCGGCAGCCCCGGAGGAGTACGTCCCCATGGTGAAG GAGGTGGGCCTGGCTCTGAGGACGCTGCTGGCTACTGTGGACGAGACCATACCTGTACTGCCGGCCAGCACTCACCGAGAG ATCGAAATGGCCCAGAAGCTGTTGAACTCCGACCTGGCTGAGCTGATCGCCAAAATGAAGCTGGCCCAGCAATACGTGATGACAAG TTTACAGAAAGACTACAAGAAGCAGATGCTCATGGCGGCTCACGCGCTCGCCGTCGACGCCAAGAACCTCCTGGATGTGATCGACCAAGCGCGACTCAAGATGATCACAAACCAGCATTAG
- the LOC128756812 gene encoding focal adhesion kinase 1-like isoform X6, with product MWRREAGTGDGTVREIEELLCVQLPLLTNSSNGLLDEYPLVSASLKPTQTTEKSPETRQDISRIAFYTEYDRHIAGAVTAGKTMASPYLEPNLNHSLLGGSKSRLSAGGSDRTIGSSVDRVLKVFHHFETNTEQSCWSSNIRYGDATDVRGIIQKILDIHKVRWTSCFGLRLTNSQSRDKVHWLHPDLGVSHIREMYEQTRPNEEWRYELRIRYLPKGFVQQFTEDKPTLSYFYHQVKNDYMIEIGDQVEQDVALKLGCLEIRRFFKEMRGNALDKKSNYELLEKDVGLRRFFPKELLDSVKAKTLRKLIQQTFKQVANLNDEQCILKFLEILAPISRYDKECFKCALGSSWVIQVELAIGPEEGISYLTDKGATPTHLANFNKIQSIQYSAVEEKDRKGMLQLNVAGAPEPLTVTTASLTMAENLADLIDGYCRLVSMETHSFIVRVQKEGERALPSIPKLSNNERKLEAVRSGVRTISVSEDLSGDETDDYAEIVDEDDAYTMPSTRDYEIQRERIELGRCIGEGQFGDVHQGVYNIPDKPSSPVAIKTCKNCTSDSVREKFLQEALTMRQFDHPHIVKLIGVITENPVWIIMELCTLGELRSFLQVRKYSLDLATLILYSYQLSTALAYLEGKRFVHRDIAARNVLVSSVDCVMLGDFGLSRYMEDSSYYKASKGKLPIKWMAPESINFRRFTSASDVWMFGVCMWEILMYGIKPFQGVKNNDVIGRIENGERLAMPPQCPPTLYSLMTKCWSYDPSKRPRFTELKTQLNTILEEEKQQQEERLRMEMRRQVTVSWDTGGSDEAPPKPSRPGYPSPRSSEGFFSSPQHNHFQSSAHAGVGSVFPPADAWNQLRPEHTALWSTDMEEGVNVSHHLIEERLMMQQQQMEDDQRWLEQEESLMKPETRNSRGSMDREDGMLQAPGGSQHIYQPIGKPEIVAPPKKPPRPGAPGHLGNLTSISSVESYNEGVKLQPQEISPPPTANLDRSNDKVYENVTGLVKSVIEMSNRIQPAAPEEYVPMVKEVGLALRTLLATVDETIPVLPASTHREIEMAQKLLNSDLAELIAKMKLAQQYVMTSLQKDYKKQMLMAAHALAVDAKNLLDVIDQARLKMITNQH from the exons ATGTGGAGACGGGAAGCAGGAACAGGAGACGGGACTGTGAGGGAAATAGAGGAGCTCTTGTGTGTACAACTCCCGCTGCTCACAAACTCCTCTAACGGACTACTTGACGAATATCCACTCGTTTCCGCCTCGCTAAAACCAACACAAACCACCGAAAAGTCCCCCGAAACACGTCAAG ATATTTCCAGAATTGCCTTCTACACAG AATATGACAGACACATAGCAGGGGCTGTAACAGCAGGCAAAACCATGGCATCGCCATATCTGGAACCCAACCTCAACCATTCCCTACTTGGAGGCTCCAAGTCACGCCTTAGTGCGGGAGGGTCAGACCGAACCATCGGTAGCTCTGTGGACAGGGTTCTAAAAGTCTTTCATCACTTTGagacaaacacagagcaaaGCTGCTGGTCATCCAACATCAGATATGGGGATGCAACCGACGTCAGA gGAATCATCCAGAAGATACTGGACATCCATAAAGTGCGTTGGACGTCTTGTTTTGGTCTGCGTCTCACAAACAGCCAATCCAGAGACAAAGTCCACTGGCTTCACCCAGACTTGGGGGTGTCTCACATCAGAGAGATGTATGAACAGACGAGACCAAATGAGGAGTGGAG GTATGAGTTGAGGATACGCTACCTTCCAAAAGGCTTTGTGCAGCAGTTCACGGAAGACAAACCAACACTCAGTTACTTCTATCACCAG GTAAAAAATGACTATATGATAGAAATTGGAGATCAAGTAGAGCAAGATGTGGCTCTTAAACTTGGCTGTCTAGAAATCAG GAGGTTTTTCAAAGAGATGAGGGGAAATGCCCTGGATAAAAAGTCCAACTACGAACTACTGGA GAAAGATGTTGGTTTGAGACGATTTTTCCCCAAAGAGCTGCTGGATTCAGTCAAG GCAAAAACTCTCCGAAAGCTGATTCAGCAGACCTTTAAGCAGGTAGCTAATCTGAACGACGAGCAGTGCATCCTCAAGTTTCTGGAAATACTTGCTCCAATCTCCCGCTATGACAAGGAGTGCTTCAAGTGTGCTCTTGGG TCCAGCTGGGTTATCCAGGTGGAGCTGGCAATCGGACCAGAAGAAGGAATCAGCTACCTGACCGACAAGGGTGCTACT CCAACCCATCTGGCCAACTTCAACAAAATTCAGTCCATCCAGTATTCTGCCGTGGAGGAGAAGGACCGGAAAGGCATGCTGCAGCTGAATGTAGCAGGAGCCCCTGAG ccTCTAACTGTTACGacagcctcactgaccatggcagagAACTTGGCTGACTTGATTGATGGCTACTGTCGACTGGTCTCCATGGAAACCCACTCGTTCATTGTGAGAGTTCAAAAAG agggagagagagcactGCCTTCCATTCCAAA attgTCTAACAATGAGAGAAAGTTGGAGGCTGTACGGAGTGGAGTGAGAACTATTTCAGTTTCAG AAGATCTTAGTGGGGATG AGACTGATGACTACGCTGAAATAGTTGATGAAGACGACGCATACACCATGCCCTCCA cgcGGGACTATGAGATCCAGAGAGAGAGGATAGAGTTAGGTCGCTGCATCGGGGAGGGTCAGTTCGGAGATGTTCACCAAGGAGTCTACAACATCCCT GACAAACCTTCGTCACCTGTCGCCATTAAAACCTGCAAGAactgcacttcagacagcgtcagAGAAAAGTTCCTCCAGGAAGCAC TAACCATGCGTCAATTCGACCATCCTCACATCGTGAAACTGATCGGAGTGATCACAGAAAACCCTGTGTGGATCATCATGGAGCTGTGCACACTCGGGGAG TTGCGGTCCTTCCTTCAAGTGAGGAAGTACAGTCTGGACTTGGCCACTCTAATTTTGTATTCATACCAGCTGAGCACAGCGCTGGCTTACCTGGAGGGAAAACGCTTTGTGCACCG GGACATCGCAGCACGAAATGTGTTGGTGTCTTCAGTGGACTGTGTGATGCTGGGAGACTTTGGTTTGTCCAGATACATGGAGGACAGCTCCTACTATAAAG CCTCTAAAGGAAAACTGCCCATCAAGTGGATGGCTCCGGAGTCGATCAACTTCAGGAGGTTCACCTCTGCCAGCGACGTGTGGATGTTTG GCGTCTGCATGTGGGAGATCCTGATGTATGGCATCAAGCCCTTCCAGGGGGTGAAAAACAACGACGTGATCGGCAGAATAGAGAACGGCGAGCGACTGGCCATGCCTCCCCAGTGCCCGCCCACCCTCTACAGCCTGATGACCAAGTGCTGGTCGTATGACCCCAGCAAACGACCCCGGTTTACCGAACTGAAGACGCAACTCAA cacgatactggaggaggagaagcagcagcaggaggagaggctgcgGATGGAGATGAGGAGACAAGTCACCGTGTCCTGGGACACCGGTGGTTCTGATGAAGCTCCACCTAAA CCCAGCAGACCAGGGTACCCCAGTCCTCGCTCAAGTGAAGGCTTCTTCTCCAGTCCCCAACACAACCACTTCCAG TCGTCTGCTCACGCTGGTGTTGGAAGCGTCTTCCCTCCTGCTGACGCCTGGAACCAGCTGAGGCCGGAGCACACGGCTCTGTGGAGCACTGACATGGAG GAGGGTGTCAACGTCAGCCACCATCTCATCGAGGAGAGGCtgatgatgcagcagcagcagatggaggacGACCAGCGGtggctggagcaggaggagagtctCATG AAGCCGGAGACCAGAAACAGCAGAGGAAGCATGGACAGGGAAGACGGCATGTTGCAAGCCCCG GGTGGTTCTCAACACATCTATCAGCCCATTGGAAAGCCAG aaattgTTGCTCCTCCAAAGAAGCCTCCACGCCCCGGAGCTCCAGGTCACCTGGGCAACCTGACGTCCATCAGCTCCGTGGAGAGCTACAATGAAGGAGTGAAG TTGCAGCCTCAGGAGATCAGTCCGCCGCCCACAGCCAACCTGGATCGCTCCAACGACAAAGTCTACGAGAACGTGACGGGCTTGGTGAAGTCGGTGATCGAGATGTCCAACCGAATTCAGCCGGCAGCCCCGGAGGAGTACGTCCCCATGGTGAAG GAGGTGGGCCTGGCTCTGAGGACGCTGCTGGCTACTGTGGACGAGACCATACCTGTACTGCCGGCCAGCACTCACCGAGAG ATCGAAATGGCCCAGAAGCTGTTGAACTCCGACCTGGCTGAGCTGATCGCCAAAATGAAGCTGGCCCAGCAATACGTGATGACAAG TTTACAGAAAGACTACAAGAAGCAGATGCTCATGGCGGCTCACGCGCTCGCCGTCGACGCCAAGAACCTCCTGGATGTGATCGACCAAGCGCGACTCAAGATGATCACAAACCAGCATTAG